Within the Candidatus Latescibacterota bacterium genome, the region CCGTATATATAGAGTAAGAGATAAGAGCCGCAGTCGAGGAAAGACCCACCAGCTGATCGAGAAGAAGAGCAGAATATTCGGTCAGCGACTGACGGTGCCCCCCCGCGTCATCCAGATTAAAAAACTCGTTTCTACGTTTGCACAGGGCAAGAAAAAGAGAGAGAAAGAGAGTGCATATCCAGAGCCATGGAGAAAATTCCAGGCCGGGGACTTCACTGTACAGGACCGCGACACCAGCCCCGGCCCGTATCAGAAAACTGAAGCTGATCGATATGACGTCAAGTATTACTACCTGCCTGAGCAATATGGAATATATCCCGTTGACCAGGACGAATGCCGCTGACAGGAGAAAGAACCTTATCCCGAGCAACCAGGAAAGCGAGACGAATACTATTATGAGCAGGCCCGAAAAGGTTCCTGCCGTGCCGCCTGAAACCGAACCTGAGGCTATCGGTCGCATCCGCTTTACAGGATGCCCCTGGTCACGTTTCCTGTCAAACAGGTCATTCAGGATATAGATGGCTCCTGAAAGCATACAGAACACCAGAAAGCCGAGAAGACTCTTCAGGACACAGGGTTGCTCAAGAAATCTCTTAGAGAAGAGGACTCCAGCAAAGAGGACCAGATTCTTGGTCCATTGCTTCGGCCTCATCGATATGAATAGATACCAGATATTCTTCATTGGGCTATACTAACCTTTTTTCACCGATCCAGTCAACAGGCTCGACAAAAGTTATCCTCTCAATAGCTGTTATCGCCCCTGAGAACTGTCCAGACTGTTCTAATGATTATTCTGACATCCAGCATGAACGACCAGTTCTCGACATAATAGACATCATACTTCGTCCTGTCCTCTATCGGAACGTCGCCTCTCAGCCCGTTGACCTGAGCCCACCCTGTCATCCCCGACCGCACACGATGCCTTTCGGCGTACCTCGATACACTTGCACTGAATCGGTCAACGAAATGGGGACGTTCCGGTCTCGGGCCGACCAGGCTCATATCTCCCCTCAGTACATTTATCAGCTGCGGAAGTTCATCGAGACTGAACCTTCTCAGAAATCTGCCGATCCCAGTGACCCTGTCGTCCTGCTTGACCGTCCACACAGGACCGGATTTATTCTCTGCGTCGACTCTCATACTTCTGAATTTGAGCAGATCGAACTTCCGGCCGTCCAGGCCGATCCTCTCCTGCCTGTAAAAGACATGCCCCTTCGATCCGGACTTCACTGCCAGAGATGTGATCAGGAATACAGGCGAAAGCAGAAGAAGCGATGCCGCGGAAAACAGGATATCGAAAACCCGTTTGAATACTGCCCCCCAGCCATCGATCGCGCTATCCTTCAGTTTCAGCAGAGGATATCCATCAAACTGTTCCACCCGGAAACGGCTGGTCACCATCTTCATCATGTCAGGAACTAGATAGAATTCGACATGCATACCCACGCATCCAGACAACATGGGAACGAGCATGTCATTCTCTTCGACATCCAGAGCTATGAACAAAACAGTGATCCCCTCATTTTCTATTATTTCTGATATCTCATCGAGCTGGCCAAGACATCTTATCGAAAGATCCTCTTTTTCGGGCTTCCCGATATATCCGATCATCTTTATTCCAAGGCCGGGATGTCCGTCGATGGTATTAAACAGCTCGTTTCCAAGCACACCAGAACCGGCCACAGCGCCCTTTACAATGTCCTTCCCTCTTCTGTGTCTAGACTTCTCGAATCCCAGGATGCTGAGCCTGGTGAACGACAGGAAAAATATCCCCAGCAGCCATATATATCCGAAAACAAGTCTGGAAAATGAATATTCACGATAGAAAAAAGCAGCTGCAGCGGCAAGGATCATCCCGGTTGTAACTGACTTGACGAGTCCGGAAAGTTCATCAACGCGACTCGCGTTTCTGCGGACACCATACATCCGGTTCGATCCCATAATAAACAACCATATCAGAATGAGCGCCAGGGAACCGACCATGTATACTCGAAGGGACGGGATACCTCTGGTCACGGGGATTATCGATACCAGGGGAGAGTGAAACCGGAGATAGTAAGAACAGAGGAACGCTGCTTCCATGGCAATCACATCTGTGACGACCTGCAGAAACGGTATCAGAAGACCCTTTTCCTTTTTCACCATATTCATCGCGTACCTTCTACCAGCAACCTATCCGGAATTTCGAGCTTCTACAGTCTCCGTGACGATCGAGGAGATATCCTCTATTCTGCTGTACCACGAATTATCGGCAGCAAGCTCTATCCCCGCTTTTACCATTGCCTGGTCAGTCTTTTCAATCGATTTCCTGATCGATGATACGAACATTTCGCGGTCCCGGGCAATATAACAATGTTTCGAATATTCTTCCAGCGCGGGAAGCCCCGTCGTTATTACCGGTTTTCCTGCAGCAAGATATTCAAAGAATTTCATGGGAAAGACCCCCGTGGTCGTTTCGTTTATCCGGAACGGGATCAGGCATACGTCACAACCCTTCAGATATGCTGGCAGATCGAGATAATCTCTCACGCCCATGACATGGATGTTCTCCTGCTCGACAAGCACGGAAGGATCGGAATCAGGATCGCCGGCACCGACCATTCCTATCAGAACGAACGAGATGCCGGGAAGCTCGCTGGCAGCATATCGCAGTAGTTCAAAATCGACCTTGTAGCCGCTGACATTGCCCACGAACACAGCCCTCGGAGACGGAATCTTTTCCAGGTCCGAAGGAACAGCAGTATCGGGATCAAGAGCCAAAGAGAAATGAGCGTAATCAGCTACATTGGGCAGGTAATGACAATTACGATTCAATGCGGAACACTTATCGCGAAGAGCCGGTGAAGTCGCGAAGACTATGTCAGCCTTCTCCAGCACCTGCCTTTCCAGCTGGTCCACGATCTCACGGTCGACCCCTGGATTGGCGGAGTAATTATCGACACAATGATATATCACCATATCCTCACCGAGCTGGCCGATAAGGTCAGCTCCTGTTGGAAGGAATATCCATAACACCGGGTCTGAAAACCTGTATATCTTTCCTACTACCCTTAACATCGATTTGAGCAGGACCCTGTTGATCAGCCTGACCAGTCTGAACCGGTGAAGCGGAATCATTATCGGAGCATAGACAAAGAGTCTGTCCGTGATCCTTCTAGGCTTCCTGAACCATCCGGCCAGCCTGTAGAGCAATTTCCCCAAGTCATGCTTCCCTCCACGGGGGAACCTGAGACTGAGTGGTTCGATATACAGGACCCGGTTTGTGATCGCCAGCCTGGACATCAGATGCTGGCTGTTCACCCATGCGGGGCTG harbors:
- a CDS encoding decaprenyl-phosphate phosphoribosyltransferase, translated to MKNIWYLFISMRPKQWTKNLVLFAGVLFSKRFLEQPCVLKSLLGFLVFCMLSGAIYILNDLFDRKRDQGHPVKRMRPIASGSVSGGTAGTFSGLLIIVFVSLSWLLGIRFFLLSAAFVLVNGIYSILLRQVVILDVISISFSFLIRAGAGVAVLYSEVPGLEFSPWLWICTLFLSLFLALCKRRNEFFNLDDAGGHRQSLTEYSALLLDQLVGLSSTAALISYSIYTVWPSTVEKFGSHNLVYTIPFVVFGIMRYLYLVYNRHEGGDPSGVLLTEKAIIIDVFLWFATTVLIIMYA
- a CDS encoding glycosyltransferase; this encodes MNLQGRNIICLSSAHWDSPAWVNSQHLMSRLAITNRVLYIEPLSLRFPRGGKHDLGKLLYRLAGWFRKPRRITDRLFVYAPIMIPLHRFRLVRLINRVLLKSMLRVVGKIYRFSDPVLWIFLPTGADLIGQLGEDMVIYHCVDNYSANPGVDREIVDQLERQVLEKADIVFATSPALRDKCSALNRNCHYLPNVADYAHFSLALDPDTAVPSDLEKIPSPRAVFVGNVSGYKVDFELLRYAASELPGISFVLIGMVGAGDPDSDPSVLVEQENIHVMGVRDYLDLPAYLKGCDVCLIPFRINETTTGVFPMKFFEYLAAGKPVITTGLPALEEYSKHCYIARDREMFVSSIRKSIEKTDQAMVKAGIELAADNSWYSRIEDISSIVTETVEARNSG
- a CDS encoding undecaprenyl-phosphate glucose phosphotransferase; this translates as MNMVKKEKGLLIPFLQVVTDVIAMEAAFLCSYYLRFHSPLVSIIPVTRGIPSLRVYMVGSLALILIWLFIMGSNRMYGVRRNASRVDELSGLVKSVTTGMILAAAAAFFYREYSFSRLVFGYIWLLGIFFLSFTRLSILGFEKSRHRRGKDIVKGAVAGSGVLGNELFNTIDGHPGLGIKMIGYIGKPEKEDLSIRCLGQLDEISEIIENEGITVLFIALDVEENDMLVPMLSGCVGMHVEFYLVPDMMKMVTSRFRVEQFDGYPLLKLKDSAIDGWGAVFKRVFDILFSAASLLLLSPVFLITSLAVKSGSKGHVFYRQERIGLDGRKFDLLKFRSMRVDAENKSGPVWTVKQDDRVTGIGRFLRRFSLDELPQLINVLRGDMSLVGPRPERPHFVDRFSASVSRYAERHRVRSGMTGWAQVNGLRGDVPIEDRTKYDVYYVENWSFMLDVRIIIRTVWTVLRGDNSY